The following proteins are encoded in a genomic region of Micropterus dolomieu isolate WLL.071019.BEF.003 ecotype Adirondacks linkage group LG04, ASM2129224v1, whole genome shotgun sequence:
- the slc44a2 gene encoding choline transporter-like protein 2 isoform X4 produces MELEEKNPDPKYGESRKFDPNFKGPIHNRGCTDVICCILFILALLGYFAVGILAWSQGDPRKVIYPTDSRGQFCGQAGTPLEKKPFLFYFNILKCASPLVLLEFQCPTTQLCVESCPDRPLTLVKARGPTGSKEDREYYQQFCKEGVDFARLSAPEILKDKLCPAMLMPSKAFTRRCLPALGTLKDGVVVVGNATTVDNGRGVSVNATDVLEASKKSNVVVEARQVAMRIFEDYTQSWHWILLGLVIAMVVSLIFIVLLRFLAGVMVWVMIVLVILVIGYGIFHCYMEYASLKGEAGADVTIRDLGLQTDFSVYLQIRQTWLAFMIILAIVEVIIILLLIFLRKRIMIAIALIKEASRAVGHVMSSLFYPLLTFALLAVVIAYWAITAVFLSTSNEQVYKVFNNSECEYALETCDPKTFNISNASAQCPDAECLFAFYGGETLYHKYLILFQFYNVFLFFWCANFVTALGQVTLSGAFASYYWAFKKPEDIPAFPIFSSLGRALRYHTGSLAFGSLILSIVQVIRVFLEYLDQKLKGAQNRFAKFLLSCMKCCFWCLEKCIKFLNRNAYIMIAIYGKSFCPSARDAFFLLMRNIIRVAVLDKVTDFLLFLGKLLIVGIVGIFSFFFFSGRIKAVEDAAPSLNYYWVPILTVIVGSYLIAHGFFSVYAMCVDTLFLCFLEDLERNDGSAERPYFMSQNLLSLLNKSNEGPKSVD; encoded by the exons ATGGAGCTGGAGGAAAAAAATCCGGACCCTAAATACG GGGAGTCCAGGAAGTTTGACCCAAACTTCAAAGGGCCGATTCACAACAG GGGCTGCACAGATGTCATCTGCTGTATTCTCTTCATCTTAGCCCTGTTGGGGTACTTTGCTGTGGGAATCCTTG CCTGGTCTCAGGGTGACCCAAGGAAAGTGATCTATCCAACAGACAGCAGGGGGCAGTTCTGCGGACAAGCTGGAACACCTCTGGA GAAGaaaccttttctgttttacttcaACATCCTGAAATGTGCAAGTCCCCTGGTGCTGCTGGAGTTCCAGTGTCCCACCACACAG TTATGTGTGGAAAGCTGTCCTGACAGGCCTCTGACATTGGTGAAAGCCAGGGGTCCAACAGGCAGCAAAGAAGACCGTGAATATTATCAACAATTCTGTAAGGAAGGAGTGGACTTCGCCAGATTG AGTGCTCCCGAGATCCTGAAGGATAAATTGTGTCCTGCTATGCTGATGCCCAGTAAAGCCT TCACGCGTCGCTGCCTCCCCGCCTTGGGAACTTTGAAAgatggggtggtggtggtgggaaaTGCGACCACTGTTGATAATGGAAGGGGCGTCAGTGTCAATGCCACAGATGTGCTGGAGGCATCAAA GAAATCAAATGTGGTTGTTGAAGCTCGTCAGGTGGCCATGAGAATCTTTGAGGACTACACTCAGTCTTGGCACTGGATATTGCT TGGTCTGGTGATTGCCATGGTCGTCAGCTTGATTTTCATCGTCTTGCTGCGATTCCTGGCTGGCGTCATGGTCTGGGTCATGATTGTTTTGGTTATTCTAGTCATTGGATATG GGATTTTTCACTGTTACATGGAGTATGCAAGTCTGAAGGGAGAGGCAGGCGCTGACGTCACCATACGTGACCTGGGACTGCAGACAGACTTCTCTGTCTACCTGCAGATCAGACAGACCTGGCTGGCCTTCA TGATCATCCTGGCTATTGTGGAGGTCATCATCATCCTGCTACTCATCTTCCTCAGGAAAAGAATCATGATTGCCATCGCCCTCATCAAAGAGGCCAGCAG agcTGTTGGTCACGTGATGTCTTCGCTGTTCTACCCACTGCTGACCTTTGCCCTCCTGGCTGTGGTGATTGCTTACTGGGCCATCACTGCTGT TTTCTTATCCACCTCTAATGAGCAGGTGTATAAAGTGTTCAACAACTCTGAGTGTGAGTACGCACTAGAGACCTGTGATCCCAAG ACGTTTAACATCTCCAACGCTTCAGCACAGTGTCCGGATGCAGAGTGCCTGTTTGCCTTTTATGGTGGAGAGACGCTCTACCACAAATACCTCATCCTGTTCCAGTTCTACaatgtcttcctcttcttctggtGTGCCAACTTCGTGACGGCCCTGGGCCAGGTCACTCTGTCAGGGGCCTTTGCCTCGTATTACTGGGCCTTCAAGAAGCCTGAGGATATTCCTGCATTCCCCATCTTCTCCTCGCTGGGACGGGCCCTCCG ATACCACACAGGCTCTCTGGCTTTTGGCTCTCTGATCCTGTCTATAGTCCAGGTTATCAGGGTCTTTCTGGAGTACCTGGATCAAAAATTGAAAG GTGCTCAGAACAGGTTTGCTAAATTCCTGCTAAGCTGCATGAAGTGCTGCTTCTGGTGTCTGGAGAAATGTATCAAATTCCTTAACAGAAATGCCTACATCATG ATTGCCATCTATGGAAAAAGTTTCTGTCCCTCAGCTCGAGATGCCTTCTTCCTTCTCATGAGGAACATTATCAG GGTGGCTGTTTTAGATAAAGTGACCGACTTCCTGCTGTTTCTTGGGAAACTCCTAATCGTTGGAATTGTTG gtatcttctctttcttctttttctctggaAGAATCAAAGCGGTAGAAGACGCTGCTCCATCTCTGAACTACTACTGGGTGCCCATACTG ACAGTGATAGTGGGATCCTACCTCATCGCCCATGGATTCTTCAGCGTGTACGCCATGTGTGTGGACACACTGTTCCTCTGCTTCT TGGAGGATCTGGAGCGCAATGATGGATCAGCAGAGAGGCCATATTTCATGTCGCAGAacctgctctccctcctgaacAAGTCCAATGAAGGGCCCAAATCTGTAGATTAA
- the slc44a2 gene encoding choline transporter-like protein 2 isoform X3: MRENWERKNDRMTKYERHGESRKFDPNFKGPIHNRGCTDVICCILFILALLGYFAVGILAWSQGDPRKVIYPTDSRGQFCGQAGTPLEKKPFLFYFNILKCASPLVLLEFQCPTTQLCVESCPDRPLTLVKARGPTGSKEDREYYQQFCKEGVDFARLSAPEILKDKLCPAMLMPSKAFTRRCLPALGTLKDGVVVVGNATTVDNGRGVSVNATDVLEASKKSNVVVEARQVAMRIFEDYTQSWHWILLGLVIAMVVSLIFIVLLRFLAGVMVWVMIVLVILVIGYGIFHCYMEYASLKGEAGADVTIRDLGLQTDFSVYLQIRQTWLAFMIILAIVEVIIILLLIFLRKRIMIAIALIKEASRAVGHVMSSLFYPLLTFALLAVVIAYWAITAVFLSTSNEQVYKVFNNSECEYALETCDPKTFNISNASAQCPDAECLFAFYGGETLYHKYLILFQFYNVFLFFWCANFVTALGQVTLSGAFASYYWAFKKPEDIPAFPIFSSLGRALRYHTGSLAFGSLILSIVQVIRVFLEYLDQKLKGAQNRFAKFLLSCMKCCFWCLEKCIKFLNRNAYIMIAIYGKSFCPSARDAFFLLMRNIIRVAVLDKVTDFLLFLGKLLIVGIVGIFSFFFFSGRIKAVEDAAPSLNYYWVPILTVIVGSYLIAHGFFSVYAMCVDTLFLCFLEDLERNDGSAERPYFMSQNLLSLLNKSNEGPKSVD, encoded by the exons ATGAGAGAAAACTGGGAGAGAAAGAACGACAGAATGACAAAATACGAAAGACACG GGGAGTCCAGGAAGTTTGACCCAAACTTCAAAGGGCCGATTCACAACAG GGGCTGCACAGATGTCATCTGCTGTATTCTCTTCATCTTAGCCCTGTTGGGGTACTTTGCTGTGGGAATCCTTG CCTGGTCTCAGGGTGACCCAAGGAAAGTGATCTATCCAACAGACAGCAGGGGGCAGTTCTGCGGACAAGCTGGAACACCTCTGGA GAAGaaaccttttctgttttacttcaACATCCTGAAATGTGCAAGTCCCCTGGTGCTGCTGGAGTTCCAGTGTCCCACCACACAG TTATGTGTGGAAAGCTGTCCTGACAGGCCTCTGACATTGGTGAAAGCCAGGGGTCCAACAGGCAGCAAAGAAGACCGTGAATATTATCAACAATTCTGTAAGGAAGGAGTGGACTTCGCCAGATTG AGTGCTCCCGAGATCCTGAAGGATAAATTGTGTCCTGCTATGCTGATGCCCAGTAAAGCCT TCACGCGTCGCTGCCTCCCCGCCTTGGGAACTTTGAAAgatggggtggtggtggtgggaaaTGCGACCACTGTTGATAATGGAAGGGGCGTCAGTGTCAATGCCACAGATGTGCTGGAGGCATCAAA GAAATCAAATGTGGTTGTTGAAGCTCGTCAGGTGGCCATGAGAATCTTTGAGGACTACACTCAGTCTTGGCACTGGATATTGCT TGGTCTGGTGATTGCCATGGTCGTCAGCTTGATTTTCATCGTCTTGCTGCGATTCCTGGCTGGCGTCATGGTCTGGGTCATGATTGTTTTGGTTATTCTAGTCATTGGATATG GGATTTTTCACTGTTACATGGAGTATGCAAGTCTGAAGGGAGAGGCAGGCGCTGACGTCACCATACGTGACCTGGGACTGCAGACAGACTTCTCTGTCTACCTGCAGATCAGACAGACCTGGCTGGCCTTCA TGATCATCCTGGCTATTGTGGAGGTCATCATCATCCTGCTACTCATCTTCCTCAGGAAAAGAATCATGATTGCCATCGCCCTCATCAAAGAGGCCAGCAG agcTGTTGGTCACGTGATGTCTTCGCTGTTCTACCCACTGCTGACCTTTGCCCTCCTGGCTGTGGTGATTGCTTACTGGGCCATCACTGCTGT TTTCTTATCCACCTCTAATGAGCAGGTGTATAAAGTGTTCAACAACTCTGAGTGTGAGTACGCACTAGAGACCTGTGATCCCAAG ACGTTTAACATCTCCAACGCTTCAGCACAGTGTCCGGATGCAGAGTGCCTGTTTGCCTTTTATGGTGGAGAGACGCTCTACCACAAATACCTCATCCTGTTCCAGTTCTACaatgtcttcctcttcttctggtGTGCCAACTTCGTGACGGCCCTGGGCCAGGTCACTCTGTCAGGGGCCTTTGCCTCGTATTACTGGGCCTTCAAGAAGCCTGAGGATATTCCTGCATTCCCCATCTTCTCCTCGCTGGGACGGGCCCTCCG ATACCACACAGGCTCTCTGGCTTTTGGCTCTCTGATCCTGTCTATAGTCCAGGTTATCAGGGTCTTTCTGGAGTACCTGGATCAAAAATTGAAAG GTGCTCAGAACAGGTTTGCTAAATTCCTGCTAAGCTGCATGAAGTGCTGCTTCTGGTGTCTGGAGAAATGTATCAAATTCCTTAACAGAAATGCCTACATCATG ATTGCCATCTATGGAAAAAGTTTCTGTCCCTCAGCTCGAGATGCCTTCTTCCTTCTCATGAGGAACATTATCAG GGTGGCTGTTTTAGATAAAGTGACCGACTTCCTGCTGTTTCTTGGGAAACTCCTAATCGTTGGAATTGTTG gtatcttctctttcttctttttctctggaAGAATCAAAGCGGTAGAAGACGCTGCTCCATCTCTGAACTACTACTGGGTGCCCATACTG ACAGTGATAGTGGGATCCTACCTCATCGCCCATGGATTCTTCAGCGTGTACGCCATGTGTGTGGACACACTGTTCCTCTGCTTCT TGGAGGATCTGGAGCGCAATGATGGATCAGCAGAGAGGCCATATTTCATGTCGCAGAacctgctctccctcctgaacAAGTCCAATGAAGGGCCCAAATCTGTAGATTAA
- the slc44a2 gene encoding choline transporter-like protein 2 isoform X2 — translation MELEEKNPDPKYGESRKFDPNFKGPIHNRGCTDVICCILFILALLGYFAVGILAWSQGDPRKVIYPTDSRGQFCGQAGTPLEKKPFLFYFNILKCASPLVLLEFQCPTTQLCVESCPDRPLTLVKARGPTGSKEDREYYQQFCKEGVDFARLSAPEILKDKLCPAMLMPSKAFTRRCLPALGTLKDGVVVVGNATTVDNGRGVSVNATDVLEASKKSNVVVEARQVAMRIFEDYTQSWHWILLGLVIAMVVSLIFIVLLRFLAGVMVWVMIVLVILVIGYGIFHCYMEYASLKGEAGADVTIRDLGLQTDFSVYLQIRQTWLAFMIILAIVEVIIILLLIFLRKRIMIAIALIKEASRAVGHVMSSLFYPLLTFALLAVVIAYWAITAVFLSTSNEQVYKVFNNSECEYALETCDPKTFNISNASAQCPDAECLFAFYGGETLYHKYLILFQFYNVFLFFWCANFVTALGQVTLSGAFASYYWAFKKPEDIPAFPIFSSLGRALRYHTGSLAFGSLILSIVQVIRVFLEYLDQKLKGAQNRFAKFLLSCMKCCFWCLEKCIKFLNRNAYIMIAIYGKSFCPSARDAFFLLMRNIIRVAVLDKVTDFLLFLGKLLIVGIVGIFSFFFFSGRIKAVEDAAPSLNYYWVPILTVIVGSYLIAHGFFSVYAMCVDTLFLCFCEDLERNDGSSEKPYFMSPELHEILSKTKRLEEDGVEQVDSVKLADEVKLEEETPLQQQHDGEIQLKQQTVLKQDNEEEQPLQSKTDAEEPKEEKNEEQKVGEAEEAEKKEEAEVGEKQELKQEGKTEEAPLPAVEAEKEETGEKKEELQEENSPSAPHE, via the exons ATGGAGCTGGAGGAAAAAAATCCGGACCCTAAATACG GGGAGTCCAGGAAGTTTGACCCAAACTTCAAAGGGCCGATTCACAACAG GGGCTGCACAGATGTCATCTGCTGTATTCTCTTCATCTTAGCCCTGTTGGGGTACTTTGCTGTGGGAATCCTTG CCTGGTCTCAGGGTGACCCAAGGAAAGTGATCTATCCAACAGACAGCAGGGGGCAGTTCTGCGGACAAGCTGGAACACCTCTGGA GAAGaaaccttttctgttttacttcaACATCCTGAAATGTGCAAGTCCCCTGGTGCTGCTGGAGTTCCAGTGTCCCACCACACAG TTATGTGTGGAAAGCTGTCCTGACAGGCCTCTGACATTGGTGAAAGCCAGGGGTCCAACAGGCAGCAAAGAAGACCGTGAATATTATCAACAATTCTGTAAGGAAGGAGTGGACTTCGCCAGATTG AGTGCTCCCGAGATCCTGAAGGATAAATTGTGTCCTGCTATGCTGATGCCCAGTAAAGCCT TCACGCGTCGCTGCCTCCCCGCCTTGGGAACTTTGAAAgatggggtggtggtggtgggaaaTGCGACCACTGTTGATAATGGAAGGGGCGTCAGTGTCAATGCCACAGATGTGCTGGAGGCATCAAA GAAATCAAATGTGGTTGTTGAAGCTCGTCAGGTGGCCATGAGAATCTTTGAGGACTACACTCAGTCTTGGCACTGGATATTGCT TGGTCTGGTGATTGCCATGGTCGTCAGCTTGATTTTCATCGTCTTGCTGCGATTCCTGGCTGGCGTCATGGTCTGGGTCATGATTGTTTTGGTTATTCTAGTCATTGGATATG GGATTTTTCACTGTTACATGGAGTATGCAAGTCTGAAGGGAGAGGCAGGCGCTGACGTCACCATACGTGACCTGGGACTGCAGACAGACTTCTCTGTCTACCTGCAGATCAGACAGACCTGGCTGGCCTTCA TGATCATCCTGGCTATTGTGGAGGTCATCATCATCCTGCTACTCATCTTCCTCAGGAAAAGAATCATGATTGCCATCGCCCTCATCAAAGAGGCCAGCAG agcTGTTGGTCACGTGATGTCTTCGCTGTTCTACCCACTGCTGACCTTTGCCCTCCTGGCTGTGGTGATTGCTTACTGGGCCATCACTGCTGT TTTCTTATCCACCTCTAATGAGCAGGTGTATAAAGTGTTCAACAACTCTGAGTGTGAGTACGCACTAGAGACCTGTGATCCCAAG ACGTTTAACATCTCCAACGCTTCAGCACAGTGTCCGGATGCAGAGTGCCTGTTTGCCTTTTATGGTGGAGAGACGCTCTACCACAAATACCTCATCCTGTTCCAGTTCTACaatgtcttcctcttcttctggtGTGCCAACTTCGTGACGGCCCTGGGCCAGGTCACTCTGTCAGGGGCCTTTGCCTCGTATTACTGGGCCTTCAAGAAGCCTGAGGATATTCCTGCATTCCCCATCTTCTCCTCGCTGGGACGGGCCCTCCG ATACCACACAGGCTCTCTGGCTTTTGGCTCTCTGATCCTGTCTATAGTCCAGGTTATCAGGGTCTTTCTGGAGTACCTGGATCAAAAATTGAAAG GTGCTCAGAACAGGTTTGCTAAATTCCTGCTAAGCTGCATGAAGTGCTGCTTCTGGTGTCTGGAGAAATGTATCAAATTCCTTAACAGAAATGCCTACATCATG ATTGCCATCTATGGAAAAAGTTTCTGTCCCTCAGCTCGAGATGCCTTCTTCCTTCTCATGAGGAACATTATCAG GGTGGCTGTTTTAGATAAAGTGACCGACTTCCTGCTGTTTCTTGGGAAACTCCTAATCGTTGGAATTGTTG gtatcttctctttcttctttttctctggaAGAATCAAAGCGGTAGAAGACGCTGCTCCATCTCTGAACTACTACTGGGTGCCCATACTG ACAGTGATAGTGGGATCCTACCTCATCGCCCATGGATTCTTCAGCGTGTACGCCATGTGTGTGGACACACTGTTCCTCTGCTTCT GTGAGGACTTGGAAAGAAATGATGGCTCGTCTGAAAAGCCTTACTTCATGTCCCCCGAGCTGCACGAgatcctctccaaaacaaagaGGCTGGAGGAAGATGGCGTTGAGCAGGTTGATTCTGTGAAGCTCGCAGACGAGGTGAAACTAGAAGAGGAAACCCCTCTTCAGCAGCAACATGATGGAGAGATCCAACTGAAACAGCAGACGGTGCTCAAGCAGGACAACGAGGAGGAGCAGCCTCTGCAGTCCAAGACAGATGCTGAAGAgccaaaggaggagaaaaaTGAAGAACAAAAAGTTGGTGAGGCAGAGGAggctgaaaagaaagaagaagctGAGGTGGGCGAAAAGCAGGagttgaagcaggagggaaagACCGAGGAGGCTCCGCTTCCAGCTGTGGAGGCTGAGAAAGAGGAGACTGgtgaaaagaaagaggaattGCAGGAAGAAAATTCTCCGTCTGCACCACATGAGTAG
- the slc44a2 gene encoding choline transporter-like protein 2 isoform X1: MRENWERKNDRMTKYERHGESRKFDPNFKGPIHNRGCTDVICCILFILALLGYFAVGILAWSQGDPRKVIYPTDSRGQFCGQAGTPLEKKPFLFYFNILKCASPLVLLEFQCPTTQLCVESCPDRPLTLVKARGPTGSKEDREYYQQFCKEGVDFARLSAPEILKDKLCPAMLMPSKAFTRRCLPALGTLKDGVVVVGNATTVDNGRGVSVNATDVLEASKKSNVVVEARQVAMRIFEDYTQSWHWILLGLVIAMVVSLIFIVLLRFLAGVMVWVMIVLVILVIGYGIFHCYMEYASLKGEAGADVTIRDLGLQTDFSVYLQIRQTWLAFMIILAIVEVIIILLLIFLRKRIMIAIALIKEASRAVGHVMSSLFYPLLTFALLAVVIAYWAITAVFLSTSNEQVYKVFNNSECEYALETCDPKTFNISNASAQCPDAECLFAFYGGETLYHKYLILFQFYNVFLFFWCANFVTALGQVTLSGAFASYYWAFKKPEDIPAFPIFSSLGRALRYHTGSLAFGSLILSIVQVIRVFLEYLDQKLKGAQNRFAKFLLSCMKCCFWCLEKCIKFLNRNAYIMIAIYGKSFCPSARDAFFLLMRNIIRVAVLDKVTDFLLFLGKLLIVGIVGIFSFFFFSGRIKAVEDAAPSLNYYWVPILTVIVGSYLIAHGFFSVYAMCVDTLFLCFCEDLERNDGSSEKPYFMSPELHEILSKTKRLEEDGVEQVDSVKLADEVKLEEETPLQQQHDGEIQLKQQTVLKQDNEEEQPLQSKTDAEEPKEEKNEEQKVGEAEEAEKKEEAEVGEKQELKQEGKTEEAPLPAVEAEKEETGEKKEELQEENSPSAPHE; this comes from the exons ATGAGAGAAAACTGGGAGAGAAAGAACGACAGAATGACAAAATACGAAAGACACG GGGAGTCCAGGAAGTTTGACCCAAACTTCAAAGGGCCGATTCACAACAG GGGCTGCACAGATGTCATCTGCTGTATTCTCTTCATCTTAGCCCTGTTGGGGTACTTTGCTGTGGGAATCCTTG CCTGGTCTCAGGGTGACCCAAGGAAAGTGATCTATCCAACAGACAGCAGGGGGCAGTTCTGCGGACAAGCTGGAACACCTCTGGA GAAGaaaccttttctgttttacttcaACATCCTGAAATGTGCAAGTCCCCTGGTGCTGCTGGAGTTCCAGTGTCCCACCACACAG TTATGTGTGGAAAGCTGTCCTGACAGGCCTCTGACATTGGTGAAAGCCAGGGGTCCAACAGGCAGCAAAGAAGACCGTGAATATTATCAACAATTCTGTAAGGAAGGAGTGGACTTCGCCAGATTG AGTGCTCCCGAGATCCTGAAGGATAAATTGTGTCCTGCTATGCTGATGCCCAGTAAAGCCT TCACGCGTCGCTGCCTCCCCGCCTTGGGAACTTTGAAAgatggggtggtggtggtgggaaaTGCGACCACTGTTGATAATGGAAGGGGCGTCAGTGTCAATGCCACAGATGTGCTGGAGGCATCAAA GAAATCAAATGTGGTTGTTGAAGCTCGTCAGGTGGCCATGAGAATCTTTGAGGACTACACTCAGTCTTGGCACTGGATATTGCT TGGTCTGGTGATTGCCATGGTCGTCAGCTTGATTTTCATCGTCTTGCTGCGATTCCTGGCTGGCGTCATGGTCTGGGTCATGATTGTTTTGGTTATTCTAGTCATTGGATATG GGATTTTTCACTGTTACATGGAGTATGCAAGTCTGAAGGGAGAGGCAGGCGCTGACGTCACCATACGTGACCTGGGACTGCAGACAGACTTCTCTGTCTACCTGCAGATCAGACAGACCTGGCTGGCCTTCA TGATCATCCTGGCTATTGTGGAGGTCATCATCATCCTGCTACTCATCTTCCTCAGGAAAAGAATCATGATTGCCATCGCCCTCATCAAAGAGGCCAGCAG agcTGTTGGTCACGTGATGTCTTCGCTGTTCTACCCACTGCTGACCTTTGCCCTCCTGGCTGTGGTGATTGCTTACTGGGCCATCACTGCTGT TTTCTTATCCACCTCTAATGAGCAGGTGTATAAAGTGTTCAACAACTCTGAGTGTGAGTACGCACTAGAGACCTGTGATCCCAAG ACGTTTAACATCTCCAACGCTTCAGCACAGTGTCCGGATGCAGAGTGCCTGTTTGCCTTTTATGGTGGAGAGACGCTCTACCACAAATACCTCATCCTGTTCCAGTTCTACaatgtcttcctcttcttctggtGTGCCAACTTCGTGACGGCCCTGGGCCAGGTCACTCTGTCAGGGGCCTTTGCCTCGTATTACTGGGCCTTCAAGAAGCCTGAGGATATTCCTGCATTCCCCATCTTCTCCTCGCTGGGACGGGCCCTCCG ATACCACACAGGCTCTCTGGCTTTTGGCTCTCTGATCCTGTCTATAGTCCAGGTTATCAGGGTCTTTCTGGAGTACCTGGATCAAAAATTGAAAG GTGCTCAGAACAGGTTTGCTAAATTCCTGCTAAGCTGCATGAAGTGCTGCTTCTGGTGTCTGGAGAAATGTATCAAATTCCTTAACAGAAATGCCTACATCATG ATTGCCATCTATGGAAAAAGTTTCTGTCCCTCAGCTCGAGATGCCTTCTTCCTTCTCATGAGGAACATTATCAG GGTGGCTGTTTTAGATAAAGTGACCGACTTCCTGCTGTTTCTTGGGAAACTCCTAATCGTTGGAATTGTTG gtatcttctctttcttctttttctctggaAGAATCAAAGCGGTAGAAGACGCTGCTCCATCTCTGAACTACTACTGGGTGCCCATACTG ACAGTGATAGTGGGATCCTACCTCATCGCCCATGGATTCTTCAGCGTGTACGCCATGTGTGTGGACACACTGTTCCTCTGCTTCT GTGAGGACTTGGAAAGAAATGATGGCTCGTCTGAAAAGCCTTACTTCATGTCCCCCGAGCTGCACGAgatcctctccaaaacaaagaGGCTGGAGGAAGATGGCGTTGAGCAGGTTGATTCTGTGAAGCTCGCAGACGAGGTGAAACTAGAAGAGGAAACCCCTCTTCAGCAGCAACATGATGGAGAGATCCAACTGAAACAGCAGACGGTGCTCAAGCAGGACAACGAGGAGGAGCAGCCTCTGCAGTCCAAGACAGATGCTGAAGAgccaaaggaggagaaaaaTGAAGAACAAAAAGTTGGTGAGGCAGAGGAggctgaaaagaaagaagaagctGAGGTGGGCGAAAAGCAGGagttgaagcaggagggaaagACCGAGGAGGCTCCGCTTCCAGCTGTGGAGGCTGAGAAAGAGGAGACTGgtgaaaagaaagaggaattGCAGGAAGAAAATTCTCCGTCTGCACCACATGAGTAG